A stretch of Apis cerana isolate GH-2021 linkage group LG1, AcerK_1.0, whole genome shotgun sequence DNA encodes these proteins:
- the LOC108004314 gene encoding fibroblast growth factor 17 isoform X5: MFVIRLPQLAVLAKILCLLMVVMCGAVPAMVRSVSLYSTCSSGNVTVMGRLIKAVERTDHNAPYQKLTTQSEDFSKMLYIFAEKSQRYICFNKKWKLVGLLKKQKGYCQFYEEYNGSYLTYRNVNNSRYLGFNKSGYPIKNRGRQECFNFIKYNPHADINHHNSLVNADMGGMGPRDPYVVSRKPSPARDTKNSLLQADSTRETIHTTHHYRHSNRWKMRQAEKMSAPRRWHESRLFVEANKY; the protein is encoded by the exons GTTACCACAGCTTGCCGTTTTAGCGAAGATTTTGTGCCTCCTGATG GTGGTGATGTGCGGGGCGGTGCCGGCAATGGTGCGCTCCGTGAGTCTCTACTCGACTTGCAGCAGCGGCAATGTTACCGTGATGGGCCGTTTGATCAAGGCCGTGGAACGCACCGATCACAATGCCCCTTACc AAAAACTTACGACCCAGTCCGAGGACTTCAGTAAAATGTTGTACATCTTCGCTGAGAAGAGCCAGCGATACATCTGCTTCAACAAGAAATGGAAACTCGTCGGCCTG CTTAAGAAGCAAAAGGGTTATTGTCAGTTCTACGAGGAGTACAACGGCTCGTATCTGACGTACAGAAACGTGAATAATTCGCGGTATCTCGGGTTCAACAAGTCCGGGTACCCGATCAAGAATCGCGGTCGGCAGGAGTGCTTCAATTTCATCAAGTACAATCCCCACGCGGACATAAATCACCACAACAGCCTGGTGAACGCGGACATGGGTGGTATGGGGCCGAGGGATCCGTACGTGGTGTCGAGGAAGCCGTCGCCCGCGAGGGACACGAAGAACTCCCTGTTACAGGCGGACAGCACGAGGGAGACGATCCACACGACGCATCATTATCGGCACTCGAATCGTTGGAAGATGCGCCAAGCCGAGAAGATGTCCGCACCGCGAAGATGGCACGAGAGCCGTCTCTTCGTCGAGGCCAACAAGTATTGA
- the LOC108004314 gene encoding fibroblast growth factor 17 isoform X3 yields the protein MRLTLSTLPQLAVLAKILCLLMVVMCGAVPAMVRSVSLYSTCSSGNVTVMGRLIKAVERTDHNAPYQKLTTQSEDFSKMLYIFAEKSQRYICFNKKWKLVGLLKKQKGYCQFYEEYNGSYLTYRNVNNSRYLGFNKSGYPIKNRGRQECFNFIKYNPHADINHHNSLVNADMGGMGPRDPYVVSRKPSPARDTKNSLLQADSTRETIHTTHHYRHSNRWKMRQAEKMSAPRRWHESRLFVEANKY from the exons GTTACCACAGCTTGCCGTTTTAGCGAAGATTTTGTGCCTCCTGATG GTGGTGATGTGCGGGGCGGTGCCGGCAATGGTGCGCTCCGTGAGTCTCTACTCGACTTGCAGCAGCGGCAATGTTACCGTGATGGGCCGTTTGATCAAGGCCGTGGAACGCACCGATCACAATGCCCCTTACc AAAAACTTACGACCCAGTCCGAGGACTTCAGTAAAATGTTGTACATCTTCGCTGAGAAGAGCCAGCGATACATCTGCTTCAACAAGAAATGGAAACTCGTCGGCCTG CTTAAGAAGCAAAAGGGTTATTGTCAGTTCTACGAGGAGTACAACGGCTCGTATCTGACGTACAGAAACGTGAATAATTCGCGGTATCTCGGGTTCAACAAGTCCGGGTACCCGATCAAGAATCGCGGTCGGCAGGAGTGCTTCAATTTCATCAAGTACAATCCCCACGCGGACATAAATCACCACAACAGCCTGGTGAACGCGGACATGGGTGGTATGGGGCCGAGGGATCCGTACGTGGTGTCGAGGAAGCCGTCGCCCGCGAGGGACACGAAGAACTCCCTGTTACAGGCGGACAGCACGAGGGAGACGATCCACACGACGCATCATTATCGGCACTCGAATCGTTGGAAGATGCGCCAAGCCGAGAAGATGTCCGCACCGCGAAGATGGCACGAGAGCCGTCTCTTCGTCGAGGCCAACAAGTATTGA
- the LOC108004314 gene encoding fibroblast growth factor 17 isoform X6 translates to MLPQLAVLAKILCLLMVVMCGAVPAMVRSVSLYSTCSSGNVTVMGRLIKAVERTDHNAPYQKLTTQSEDFSKMLYIFAEKSQRYICFNKKWKLVGLLKKQKGYCQFYEEYNGSYLTYRNVNNSRYLGFNKSGYPIKNRGRQECFNFIKYNPHADINHHNSLVNADMGGMGPRDPYVVSRKPSPARDTKNSLLQADSTRETIHTTHHYRHSNRWKMRQAEKMSAPRRWHESRLFVEANKY, encoded by the exons GTTACCACAGCTTGCCGTTTTAGCGAAGATTTTGTGCCTCCTGATG GTGGTGATGTGCGGGGCGGTGCCGGCAATGGTGCGCTCCGTGAGTCTCTACTCGACTTGCAGCAGCGGCAATGTTACCGTGATGGGCCGTTTGATCAAGGCCGTGGAACGCACCGATCACAATGCCCCTTACc AAAAACTTACGACCCAGTCCGAGGACTTCAGTAAAATGTTGTACATCTTCGCTGAGAAGAGCCAGCGATACATCTGCTTCAACAAGAAATGGAAACTCGTCGGCCTG CTTAAGAAGCAAAAGGGTTATTGTCAGTTCTACGAGGAGTACAACGGCTCGTATCTGACGTACAGAAACGTGAATAATTCGCGGTATCTCGGGTTCAACAAGTCCGGGTACCCGATCAAGAATCGCGGTCGGCAGGAGTGCTTCAATTTCATCAAGTACAATCCCCACGCGGACATAAATCACCACAACAGCCTGGTGAACGCGGACATGGGTGGTATGGGGCCGAGGGATCCGTACGTGGTGTCGAGGAAGCCGTCGCCCGCGAGGGACACGAAGAACTCCCTGTTACAGGCGGACAGCACGAGGGAGACGATCCACACGACGCATCATTATCGGCACTCGAATCGTTGGAAGATGCGCCAAGCCGAGAAGATGTCCGCACCGCGAAGATGGCACGAGAGCCGTCTCTTCGTCGAGGCCAACAAGTATTGA
- the LOC108004314 gene encoding fibroblast growth factor 17 isoform X2 has product MGCHNSDDSHVERETRRLPQLAVLAKILCLLMVVMCGAVPAMVRSVSLYSTCSSGNVTVMGRLIKAVERTDHNAPYQKLTTQSEDFSKMLYIFAEKSQRYICFNKKWKLVGLLKKQKGYCQFYEEYNGSYLTYRNVNNSRYLGFNKSGYPIKNRGRQECFNFIKYNPHADINHHNSLVNADMGGMGPRDPYVVSRKPSPARDTKNSLLQADSTRETIHTTHHYRHSNRWKMRQAEKMSAPRRWHESRLFVEANKY; this is encoded by the exons GTTACCACAGCTTGCCGTTTTAGCGAAGATTTTGTGCCTCCTGATG GTGGTGATGTGCGGGGCGGTGCCGGCAATGGTGCGCTCCGTGAGTCTCTACTCGACTTGCAGCAGCGGCAATGTTACCGTGATGGGCCGTTTGATCAAGGCCGTGGAACGCACCGATCACAATGCCCCTTACc AAAAACTTACGACCCAGTCCGAGGACTTCAGTAAAATGTTGTACATCTTCGCTGAGAAGAGCCAGCGATACATCTGCTTCAACAAGAAATGGAAACTCGTCGGCCTG CTTAAGAAGCAAAAGGGTTATTGTCAGTTCTACGAGGAGTACAACGGCTCGTATCTGACGTACAGAAACGTGAATAATTCGCGGTATCTCGGGTTCAACAAGTCCGGGTACCCGATCAAGAATCGCGGTCGGCAGGAGTGCTTCAATTTCATCAAGTACAATCCCCACGCGGACATAAATCACCACAACAGCCTGGTGAACGCGGACATGGGTGGTATGGGGCCGAGGGATCCGTACGTGGTGTCGAGGAAGCCGTCGCCCGCGAGGGACACGAAGAACTCCCTGTTACAGGCGGACAGCACGAGGGAGACGATCCACACGACGCATCATTATCGGCACTCGAATCGTTGGAAGATGCGCCAAGCCGAGAAGATGTCCGCACCGCGAAGATGGCACGAGAGCCGTCTCTTCGTCGAGGCCAACAAGTATTGA
- the LOC108004314 gene encoding fibroblast growth factor 17 isoform X1: MSFEIIDIHIYIYIYIYIYLYMCPSGNLPIVNDSLFCTRHERKICLSTLPQLAVLAKILCLLMVVMCGAVPAMVRSVSLYSTCSSGNVTVMGRLIKAVERTDHNAPYQKLTTQSEDFSKMLYIFAEKSQRYICFNKKWKLVGLLKKQKGYCQFYEEYNGSYLTYRNVNNSRYLGFNKSGYPIKNRGRQECFNFIKYNPHADINHHNSLVNADMGGMGPRDPYVVSRKPSPARDTKNSLLQADSTRETIHTTHHYRHSNRWKMRQAEKMSAPRRWHESRLFVEANKY; the protein is encoded by the exons ATGTCCTttgaaattatagatatacatatatatatatatatatatatatatatatatttgtatatgtgtCCGTCTGGAAATTTACCGATCGTTAATGACAGTTTATTTTGCACGAGGCACGAGAGGAAAATATGTTTATCTAC GTTACCACAGCTTGCCGTTTTAGCGAAGATTTTGTGCCTCCTGATG GTGGTGATGTGCGGGGCGGTGCCGGCAATGGTGCGCTCCGTGAGTCTCTACTCGACTTGCAGCAGCGGCAATGTTACCGTGATGGGCCGTTTGATCAAGGCCGTGGAACGCACCGATCACAATGCCCCTTACc AAAAACTTACGACCCAGTCCGAGGACTTCAGTAAAATGTTGTACATCTTCGCTGAGAAGAGCCAGCGATACATCTGCTTCAACAAGAAATGGAAACTCGTCGGCCTG CTTAAGAAGCAAAAGGGTTATTGTCAGTTCTACGAGGAGTACAACGGCTCGTATCTGACGTACAGAAACGTGAATAATTCGCGGTATCTCGGGTTCAACAAGTCCGGGTACCCGATCAAGAATCGCGGTCGGCAGGAGTGCTTCAATTTCATCAAGTACAATCCCCACGCGGACATAAATCACCACAACAGCCTGGTGAACGCGGACATGGGTGGTATGGGGCCGAGGGATCCGTACGTGGTGTCGAGGAAGCCGTCGCCCGCGAGGGACACGAAGAACTCCCTGTTACAGGCGGACAGCACGAGGGAGACGATCCACACGACGCATCATTATCGGCACTCGAATCGTTGGAAGATGCGCCAAGCCGAGAAGATGTCCGCACCGCGAAGATGGCACGAGAGCCGTCTCTTCGTCGAGGCCAACAAGTATTGA
- the LOC108004314 gene encoding fibroblast growth factor 17 isoform X7: MVVMCGAVPAMVRSVSLYSTCSSGNVTVMGRLIKAVERTDHNAPYQKLTTQSEDFSKMLYIFAEKSQRYICFNKKWKLVGLLKKQKGYCQFYEEYNGSYLTYRNVNNSRYLGFNKSGYPIKNRGRQECFNFIKYNPHADINHHNSLVNADMGGMGPRDPYVVSRKPSPARDTKNSLLQADSTRETIHTTHHYRHSNRWKMRQAEKMSAPRRWHESRLFVEANKY; the protein is encoded by the exons ATG GTGGTGATGTGCGGGGCGGTGCCGGCAATGGTGCGCTCCGTGAGTCTCTACTCGACTTGCAGCAGCGGCAATGTTACCGTGATGGGCCGTTTGATCAAGGCCGTGGAACGCACCGATCACAATGCCCCTTACc AAAAACTTACGACCCAGTCCGAGGACTTCAGTAAAATGTTGTACATCTTCGCTGAGAAGAGCCAGCGATACATCTGCTTCAACAAGAAATGGAAACTCGTCGGCCTG CTTAAGAAGCAAAAGGGTTATTGTCAGTTCTACGAGGAGTACAACGGCTCGTATCTGACGTACAGAAACGTGAATAATTCGCGGTATCTCGGGTTCAACAAGTCCGGGTACCCGATCAAGAATCGCGGTCGGCAGGAGTGCTTCAATTTCATCAAGTACAATCCCCACGCGGACATAAATCACCACAACAGCCTGGTGAACGCGGACATGGGTGGTATGGGGCCGAGGGATCCGTACGTGGTGTCGAGGAAGCCGTCGCCCGCGAGGGACACGAAGAACTCCCTGTTACAGGCGGACAGCACGAGGGAGACGATCCACACGACGCATCATTATCGGCACTCGAATCGTTGGAAGATGCGCCAAGCCGAGAAGATGTCCGCACCGCGAAGATGGCACGAGAGCCGTCTCTTCGTCGAGGCCAACAAGTATTGA
- the LOC108004314 gene encoding fibroblast growth factor 17 isoform X4, with protein MFKAIWLPQLAVLAKILCLLMVVMCGAVPAMVRSVSLYSTCSSGNVTVMGRLIKAVERTDHNAPYQKLTTQSEDFSKMLYIFAEKSQRYICFNKKWKLVGLLKKQKGYCQFYEEYNGSYLTYRNVNNSRYLGFNKSGYPIKNRGRQECFNFIKYNPHADINHHNSLVNADMGGMGPRDPYVVSRKPSPARDTKNSLLQADSTRETIHTTHHYRHSNRWKMRQAEKMSAPRRWHESRLFVEANKY; from the exons ATGTTTAAGGCGATTTG GTTACCACAGCTTGCCGTTTTAGCGAAGATTTTGTGCCTCCTGATG GTGGTGATGTGCGGGGCGGTGCCGGCAATGGTGCGCTCCGTGAGTCTCTACTCGACTTGCAGCAGCGGCAATGTTACCGTGATGGGCCGTTTGATCAAGGCCGTGGAACGCACCGATCACAATGCCCCTTACc AAAAACTTACGACCCAGTCCGAGGACTTCAGTAAAATGTTGTACATCTTCGCTGAGAAGAGCCAGCGATACATCTGCTTCAACAAGAAATGGAAACTCGTCGGCCTG CTTAAGAAGCAAAAGGGTTATTGTCAGTTCTACGAGGAGTACAACGGCTCGTATCTGACGTACAGAAACGTGAATAATTCGCGGTATCTCGGGTTCAACAAGTCCGGGTACCCGATCAAGAATCGCGGTCGGCAGGAGTGCTTCAATTTCATCAAGTACAATCCCCACGCGGACATAAATCACCACAACAGCCTGGTGAACGCGGACATGGGTGGTATGGGGCCGAGGGATCCGTACGTGGTGTCGAGGAAGCCGTCGCCCGCGAGGGACACGAAGAACTCCCTGTTACAGGCGGACAGCACGAGGGAGACGATCCACACGACGCATCATTATCGGCACTCGAATCGTTGGAAGATGCGCCAAGCCGAGAAGATGTCCGCACCGCGAAGATGGCACGAGAGCCGTCTCTTCGTCGAGGCCAACAAGTATTGA